A genome region from Candidatus Cloacimonadota bacterium includes the following:
- the infA gene encoding translation initiation factor IF-1 → MSKTGVIEVEGIVTDALPNTTFKVQLENGHEILAHSSGKMRMHYIRILPGDKVKVELSPYDLTRGRITYRYK, encoded by the coding sequence ATGAGTAAAACCGGCGTTATCGAAGTGGAAGGCATCGTCACCGACGCCCTTCCCAACACCACTTTTAAGGTTCAGCTGGAGAACGGCCACGAGATCCTGGCCCACAGCTCCGGCAAAATGCGGATGCACTACATCCGGATCCTGCCCGGCGACAAGGTCAAGGTGGAGCTTTCCCCCTACGACCTCACCCGCGGCCGGATCACCTACCGCTATAAATAA
- the rpsK gene encoding 30S ribosomal protein S11 translates to MAKKTRTKKKRVRLSFDEGIVFVHSSFNNTIISLTDRSGNVLTWSSGGRVGYKGSRKATPFAAQLAATEVSKAGLDMGITRVGVIVRGPGSGRESAIRAVNASGLKVTMIKDATPIPHNGCRPPKTRRI, encoded by the coding sequence ATGGCTAAAAAAACCAGAACCAAGAAAAAACGCGTCCGCCTGTCCTTCGACGAAGGCATCGTGTTCGTCCACTCCAGTTTCAACAACACGATCATTTCCCTCACCGACCGGTCTGGAAACGTCCTCACCTGGTCCAGCGGCGGGAGAGTTGGCTACAAGGGCTCCCGCAAGGCCACGCCGTTCGCGGCGCAGCTGGCCGCCACCGAAGTTTCCAAAGCCGGCCTGGACATGGGCATCACCCGCGTGGGCGTTATCGTCCGCGGTCCCGGCAGCGGCAGGGAATCCGCCATCCGGGCGGTCAACGCCTCGGGCTTGAAAGTCACCATGATCAAGGACGCCACCCCCATTCCCCACAACGGCTGCCGTCCGCCCAAAACCAGAAGGATATAA
- the rpsE gene encoding 30S ribosomal protein S5 yields the protein MNYEHNLPDEEKLFETVIDTKRVAKVVKGGRNFSFSAIVVVGDRAGKIGVGDGKANEIADAIRKAKEKATKSMFTVPIIKGTIPHEIVARFGASRVMMKPASQGTGVIAGGTARAIFEAAGIQNILCKSLGSNTPCNVVKATINGLKSMRTLNDIARLRNKSVAEITGREEK from the coding sequence TTGAATTACGAACATAACCTGCCCGATGAAGAAAAACTGTTTGAGACAGTGATCGATACCAAGCGTGTGGCCAAAGTAGTGAAAGGCGGACGTAACTTCAGTTTCAGCGCCATCGTTGTGGTGGGCGACCGCGCCGGCAAGATCGGCGTGGGAGACGGCAAGGCCAACGAAATTGCCGATGCCATCCGCAAAGCCAAGGAAAAAGCCACCAAATCGATGTTCACTGTGCCCATCATCAAAGGCACCATCCCGCACGAGATCGTGGCCCGTTTCGGCGCCAGCCGGGTGATGATGAAGCCCGCCTCCCAGGGTACCGGCGTCATCGCCGGCGGAACCGCCCGCGCCATCTTTGAGGCGGCCGGGATCCAGAACATCCTTTGCAAATCCCTGGGCTCGAACACCCCCTGCAACGTGGTGAAAGCCACCATCAATGGACTCAAGTCCATGCGCACCCTGAACGACATCGCCCGCCTGCGCAACAAATCCGTGGCCGAGATCACGGGCCGGGAGGAAAAATGA
- the rpmD gene encoding 50S ribosomal protein L30: MKLRLTQVRSTINRKENHKRIIKSLGLGSPGKTRVHDDNPCIRGMINKVSYLLKVEEEKGE, translated from the coding sequence ATGAAACTCAGGCTGACCCAAGTTCGCAGTACCATCAACCGTAAAGAAAACCATAAACGGATCATCAAGTCCCTGGGGCTGGGCAGTCCCGGCAAAACCAGGGTTCATGACGACAATCCCTGCATCCGCGGTATGATCAACAAAGTATCGTACCTGCTCAAAGTAGAAGAAGAAAAGGGAGAATGA
- the rpsD gene encoding 30S ribosomal protein S4 has translation MARYTGPRAKLCRKFGENIFGTAKYDKILNRRKFPPGQHGKNMRRKPSDYSIHLREKQKLRNIYCLLEKQFSNYFVKAAKMGGVTGDNLLQMLERRLDNTVYRLGFATTRMQARQFVNHGHFMVNGKKVDIPSYLLKDGDIIEVRPKSKGIKPLAEAWNNSEASSPFPWLTVDKDNMRGQFVNVPPAAEIPNTVDLRLIVEFYSK, from the coding sequence ATGGCCAGATATACCGGACCAAGAGCGAAACTCTGCCGTAAATTCGGCGAAAACATCTTTGGCACCGCCAAATACGACAAGATCCTGAACCGGCGCAAATTCCCCCCTGGGCAGCACGGCAAAAACATGCGCCGCAAGCCCAGCGACTATTCCATCCACCTGCGCGAGAAACAGAAGCTTAGAAACATCTATTGCCTGCTGGAAAAGCAGTTCAGCAACTACTTCGTGAAAGCCGCCAAAATGGGCGGCGTCACCGGCGACAACCTGTTGCAGATGCTGGAGCGCAGACTGGACAACACAGTTTACCGCCTCGGCTTTGCCACCACCAGGATGCAGGCCCGCCAGTTCGTTAACCACGGACATTTCATGGTCAACGGCAAAAAGGTGGACATCCCTTCCTATCTGCTCAAGGACGGCGACATCATCGAAGTCCGCCCCAAAAGCAAGGGCATCAAACCCCTCGCCGAGGCCTGGAACAACTCCGAAGCCAGCTCTCCCTTTCCCTGGCTTACCGTGGACAAGGATAACATGCGCGGACAGTTCGTGAACGTCCCTCCGGCGGCGGAAATACCCAATACTGTCGACCTGCGCCTCATCGTTGAGTTCTACTCCAAATAA
- a CDS encoding DNA-directed RNA polymerase subunit alpha → MLYLEPLQMPENVDYDRETYSHQFGRFEIGPLEPGFGTTIGNTLRRVLLSSIQGSAVRFVRIEGLHHEFTPVPGTNSDYIDLILRLKQLVIYSSSVDEVSLVLEHKGKGVVTAAKIQDNPNVRIINKDLYLLEVTEDVDFKLELIVGNGRGYVSADRQNPEGKPVGFIPIDSVYSPILKVNFSVTHQRVKERMNFDKLILEIHSNGSVEPIIALFLSAKILRDMVGKICRFETEPEYIRDVHLDPDLEEKERILSLPVREIELTVRAANCLDAANIQTIGELVSKSEAEMLKFRNFGKKSLEEIMLKLKKYDLHLGMDVDGIYGQIRDARSRGIKSEDTPEEQKVEETPAPAEPEDEVPAPPRKPVPPSKKKVKNAT, encoded by the coding sequence ATGCTATACCTGGAACCCCTGCAAATGCCCGAAAACGTGGATTACGACAGGGAAACCTATTCCCACCAATTCGGCAGGTTCGAGATCGGCCCGCTGGAACCGGGATTTGGGACCACCATCGGCAACACCCTGCGCCGTGTGCTCCTCTCCTCGATCCAGGGCTCGGCCGTGCGCTTTGTCCGCATCGAAGGTCTCCACCACGAATTCACTCCCGTTCCCGGCACGAATTCGGACTACATCGACCTGATCCTGCGCCTCAAGCAGCTGGTGATCTATTCCTCCTCCGTGGATGAGGTCTCCCTGGTGCTCGAGCACAAGGGCAAAGGCGTGGTCACCGCCGCCAAGATCCAGGACAACCCGAACGTCCGGATCATCAACAAGGACCTCTACCTGCTGGAAGTCACCGAGGACGTCGATTTCAAGCTGGAACTGATCGTCGGAAACGGCCGCGGCTATGTCTCCGCCGACCGCCAGAACCCTGAAGGAAAGCCCGTCGGATTCATTCCCATCGATTCCGTCTATTCGCCCATCCTCAAGGTCAATTTCAGCGTTACCCACCAGCGCGTGAAAGAACGCATGAACTTCGACAAGCTCATCCTCGAGATCCATTCCAACGGCTCCGTCGAGCCCATCATCGCCCTTTTCCTGTCCGCCAAGATCCTGCGCGACATGGTGGGCAAGATCTGCCGCTTCGAAACCGAGCCGGAATATATCCGTGACGTCCATCTCGATCCCGACCTGGAAGAAAAGGAACGCATCCTTTCCCTGCCCGTGCGCGAGATCGAGCTCACCGTCCGCGCCGCCAACTGCCTCGACGCCGCCAATATCCAAACCATTGGCGAACTGGTCTCCAAGTCCGAGGCGGAGATGCTCAAATTCCGCAACTTCGGCAAGAAATCCCTCGAGGAGATCATGCTGAAGCTGAAGAAATACGACCTGCATCTGGGCATGGATGTGGACGGCATTTACGGCCAGATCCGCGACGCCAGAAGCCGCGGCATCAAATCTGAAGACACCCCCGAAGAACAGAAAGTGGAGGAAACGCCCGCTCCCGCCGAGCCCGAGGACGAGGTTCCCGCCCCGCCCCGCAAACCGGTTCCCCCCTCCAAAAAGAAGGTGAAAAATGCGACATAG
- the rpmJ gene encoding 50S ribosomal protein L36, translated as MKVRSSVRIVCKDCRIIKRHGVIRVICSSNPKHKQRQG; from the coding sequence ATGAAAGTGAGATCATCAGTCCGGATAGTCTGTAAAGACTGCCGCATAATCAAACGCCACGGCGTGATCCGTGTTATCTGCAGTTCCAACCCCAAACACAAACAGAGACAGGGTTAA
- the rplO gene encoding 50S ribosomal protein L15 — MTLSNLGKPAGKKAKKRLGKGQGTGQGHQAGRGHKGKKARAGGNVPAWFEGGQMPLNRRLPKRGFKNAFRKNYRVLNLSRLMGLDEAEFDISRLEVMGLVPVKGKKGKYPVKVLASVSEEFTKTVHIKAHAFSQRAIQLIEANGGKAEVV; from the coding sequence CTGACCCTTTCCAATCTTGGCAAACCCGCAGGCAAGAAAGCCAAAAAACGCCTCGGCAAAGGCCAGGGCACAGGCCAGGGACACCAGGCCGGCCGCGGCCACAAGGGTAAAAAAGCCCGCGCCGGCGGCAACGTTCCCGCCTGGTTCGAAGGCGGCCAGATGCCCCTGAACCGCCGTCTGCCCAAGCGGGGCTTCAAAAACGCCTTCCGCAAGAACTACCGCGTGCTCAACCTTTCCCGCCTCATGGGACTGGACGAGGCGGAATTTGATATCAGCCGGCTGGAAGTGATGGGCCTGGTTCCCGTGAAAGGCAAAAAGGGAAAATACCCCGTCAAAGTTCTGGCCAGTGTAAGCGAAGAATTCACCAAGACCGTTCACATCAAGGCCCACGCTTTTTCCCAGCGCGCCATCCAATTGATCGAAGCGAACGGCGGCAAGGCAGAGGTGGTGTAA
- the rpsM gene encoding 30S ribosomal protein S13: MAHIAGIEIPKNKRLFIGLTYIYGIGPTIAKDICRKANIDETKKVEDLSIEEEKIIRDIVQNDYVVEGALRTQVAMNIKRLMEIGSYRGMRHKRGLPVRGQRTHTNARTRKGPRAGAIKKKK, translated from the coding sequence TTGGCACACATTGCAGGTATAGAAATCCCCAAAAACAAACGTCTGTTCATAGGCCTCACATATATCTACGGGATCGGTCCCACCATCGCCAAAGATATCTGCCGCAAGGCCAACATCGATGAGACCAAAAAGGTGGAGGACCTCTCCATCGAAGAGGAAAAGATCATCCGCGACATAGTTCAGAACGACTATGTGGTTGAAGGCGCCCTCCGCACCCAGGTGGCCATGAACATCAAACGCCTGATGGAGATCGGCAGCTACCGCGGCATGCGCCACAAACGCGGCCTGCCTGTCCGCGGACAGCGCACCCACACCAATGCCCGCACCCGTAAAGGCCCCCGCGCCGGCGCCATCAAAAAGAAGAAATAG
- the map gene encoding type I methionyl aminopeptidase, producing MIIRKSPAELDKMRVSCRIIGELLDELAGMIAPGISTWDLDAFAHDFIVSRGAKPAFKGYTVPGLNPFPGTLCTSPNSGIVHGIPSRQVILRPGDIIGIDVGAVKDGYYADAARTYAVGDISADARRLLEVTSEALRRGIAAAIPGRRVGDISHAIGSYVQEQGYFVADNLTGHGVGRQLHEEPQIPNSGQPGRGPRLQSGMTLAIEPMVNIGTNRVKEKGWEFFTADGSLSAHFEHTIIVTDDQPEILTQA from the coding sequence ATGATCATACGCAAATCACCTGCTGAACTGGATAAAATGCGCGTCTCCTGCCGCATCATCGGCGAACTGCTGGATGAGCTGGCCGGGATGATCGCGCCCGGGATCAGCACCTGGGACCTGGATGCCTTTGCCCACGATTTCATCGTGTCCAGGGGCGCCAAACCGGCCTTCAAGGGCTATACGGTCCCAGGCTTGAACCCCTTTCCGGGAACACTGTGCACCTCGCCCAATTCCGGCATCGTGCACGGCATTCCTTCCCGGCAGGTGATCCTGCGCCCCGGCGATATCATCGGGATCGATGTGGGAGCCGTGAAAGACGGCTATTACGCCGACGCCGCCCGCACCTATGCCGTGGGCGATATCTCGGCTGATGCGCGCCGGCTGCTGGAGGTAACCTCCGAAGCCCTTCGCCGCGGAATTGCCGCCGCCATCCCGGGCCGCAGGGTTGGCGACATCTCCCACGCCATTGGCTCCTACGTGCAGGAGCAGGGCTATTTCGTGGCCGACAACCTCACCGGACACGGTGTGGGACGCCAGCTCCACGAAGAGCCCCAGATCCCCAATTCCGGCCAACCCGGCAGGGGTCCCCGCCTCCAAAGCGGCATGACCCTCGCCATCGAACCCATGGTAAATATCGGCACCAACCGCGTCAAAGAAAAAGGTTGGGAGTTTTTCACCGCCGACGGCAGCCTCTCGGCGCATTTCGAACACACCATCATCGTCACCGATGACCAGCCCGAGATCCTCACCCAGGCCTGA
- the rplQ gene encoding 50S ribosomal protein L17: MRHRDEGRKFGREMDARRLMICNLVKSMIEHGQITTTLAKAKELRGYVERVVTYGKNDTVHSRRLAYSVLGNRTLVKKLFTEIAPAFATRQGGYTRVVKAGFRRGDSAPMAIIQFVEEAAVTPKKDHIKAKDLNK; this comes from the coding sequence ATGCGACATAGAGATGAAGGAAGAAAATTCGGGCGCGAAATGGACGCCCGCCGCCTGATGATCTGCAACCTTGTGAAATCCATGATCGAACACGGCCAGATCACCACCACCCTCGCCAAAGCCAAGGAACTCCGCGGCTACGTTGAGCGCGTGGTCACCTACGGGAAAAACGATACCGTCCACTCCCGCCGTCTGGCCTACAGTGTGCTGGGCAACCGCACCCTCGTGAAGAAACTCTTCACCGAGATCGCCCCTGCCTTTGCCACCCGCCAGGGTGGATACACCCGCGTGGTCAAAGCCGGCTTCCGCAGAGGCGATTCTGCCCCCATGGCCATCATCCAGTTTGTGGAGGAAGCGGCTGTGACCCCCAAAAAAGACCATATCAAGGCCAAGGACCTCAATAAATAG
- the secY gene encoding preprotein translocase subunit SecY, giving the protein MFKTIANIFRIPDLRKKILITALLLVLYRLGSFIPIPGVDAVQLSSFFKSQSGGLFDLLNLFVGGNFERASIFALGIMPYITASIVIQLLGSIIPYFEKLRKEGADGQKKMNQITRYFTVALAAFNAITITVGLVNMSGTGGPVVPQANFLFHLTGVITLITGTMIVMWLGEQITEYGIGNGISLIIFAGIIARYPEGFINLFRTRFNSFSGVLISLAAIAVMVAVTAAIIFVTEAIRKIPVQYAKRIVGRKVYGGQSTYIPLRVNTAGVIPIIFAQSILMFPATLITLFQGGEAEAGTFWYSLRTMFTPGHWVYTIIYVGLIIFFAYFYTALVLNPTEMAENMVKYGGHIPGKKPGKKTAEYISSVLTRITLPGAVFFAFVALMPEMMTHIFKLPFYFGGTGLIIVVGVALDTLRQIESHLVMRHYDGFMKKGKLRGRSS; this is encoded by the coding sequence TTGTTCAAGACCATCGCGAACATCTTCCGCATCCCGGACCTGCGCAAGAAGATCCTGATCACGGCCCTGCTGCTGGTGCTGTATCGCCTGGGTAGCTTCATTCCCATACCCGGGGTCGACGCGGTGCAGCTGAGCTCTTTCTTCAAGAGCCAGTCCGGTGGGCTTTTCGATCTGCTGAACCTCTTCGTGGGCGGCAACTTCGAGCGGGCCTCGATCTTTGCCCTGGGCATCATGCCCTACATCACGGCCTCGATCGTGATCCAGCTCCTCGGCAGCATCATTCCCTATTTTGAAAAGCTGCGCAAGGAAGGGGCCGATGGCCAGAAGAAGATGAACCAGATCACCCGTTATTTCACGGTTGCCCTGGCCGCCTTCAATGCCATCACGATCACCGTGGGCCTGGTCAACATGTCCGGGACCGGCGGTCCCGTGGTGCCTCAGGCGAACTTCCTCTTCCACCTCACGGGCGTGATCACCCTGATCACCGGCACCATGATCGTGATGTGGCTGGGAGAGCAGATCACCGAGTACGGGATCGGCAACGGCATTTCGCTGATCATCTTCGCCGGCATCATCGCCCGCTACCCGGAAGGTTTCATCAACCTCTTCCGCACCCGCTTCAACAGCTTCTCCGGGGTTCTCATCTCCCTGGCGGCCATCGCCGTGATGGTCGCGGTAACCGCGGCGATCATCTTCGTGACGGAAGCCATCCGCAAGATCCCGGTCCAGTATGCCAAGCGCATCGTGGGCCGCAAGGTCTATGGCGGGCAGAGCACCTACATTCCCCTGCGTGTGAACACCGCCGGCGTGATCCCCATCATTTTCGCGCAGTCGATCCTCATGTTCCCGGCCACGCTGATCACCCTCTTCCAGGGTGGAGAAGCCGAGGCCGGCACCTTCTGGTACAGCCTGCGCACGATGTTCACGCCCGGACACTGGGTGTACACCATCATCTACGTTGGCCTGATCATCTTCTTCGCCTATTTCTACACCGCTTTGGTGCTCAATCCCACCGAAATGGCGGAAAACATGGTCAAATACGGCGGCCACATCCCGGGCAAGAAACCCGGCAAGAAAACCGCGGAATACATTTCTTCGGTGCTCACCCGCATCACGCTGCCCGGCGCTGTATTCTTCGCCTTTGTGGCCCTGATGCCTGAGATGATGACCCATATCTTCAAGCTGCCCTTCTATTTCGGCGGCACGGGACTCATCATCGTGGTCGGCGTGGCTTTGGACACTCTCCGCCAGATCGAATCCCACCTCGTGATGCGCCACTATGACGGCTTCATGAAGAAAGGAAAACTTCGCGGACGCTCAAGCTGA